A DNA window from Janibacter sp. A1S7 contains the following coding sequences:
- a CDS encoding response regulator transcription factor: MSDRTTPTKVVLAEDSVLLRDGIVRLLTSAGFEVAAACPDAQTFLAAVEEHGPDLVVVDVRMPPTFTSEGIVAALRVRESHPETAVMVLSQYVEEQYATELVASRSKGVGYLLKDRVADTSDFIAAVRDVAGGGTVLDPEVVTQLLTRARHADPLAALTPRERDVLDLMAQGRTNSAIATELFVSHGAVEKHVTSIFTKLDLPPAEGDHRRVLAVLRWLDQED; the protein is encoded by the coding sequence ATGAGCGACCGGACCACCCCCACCAAGGTCGTGCTGGCCGAGGACTCGGTCCTGCTGCGCGACGGCATCGTGCGGCTGCTGACCTCGGCGGGCTTCGAGGTGGCGGCCGCGTGCCCCGACGCGCAGACCTTCCTGGCCGCCGTCGAGGAGCACGGCCCCGACCTCGTCGTCGTCGACGTGCGGATGCCCCCGACCTTCACCTCCGAGGGCATCGTCGCCGCGCTGCGGGTCCGCGAGAGCCACCCCGAGACCGCCGTCATGGTGCTCAGCCAGTACGTCGAGGAGCAGTACGCCACCGAGCTCGTGGCCTCCCGGTCGAAGGGGGTGGGCTACCTCCTCAAGGACCGCGTCGCCGACACGAGTGACTTCATCGCCGCCGTGCGGGACGTCGCCGGCGGCGGCACCGTCCTCGACCCCGAGGTCGTCACCCAGCTGCTCACGCGGGCCCGACACGCCGACCCGCTCGCGGCGCTCACCCCGCGCGAGCGGGACGTGCTCGACCTGATGGCCCAGGGCCGGACGAACTCCGCGATCGCCACCGAGCTCTTCGTCTCCCACGGTGCGGTCGAGAAGCACGTGACCTCGATCTTCACCAAGCTCGACCTGCCGCCCGCCGAGGGTGACCACCGCCGGGTGCTCGCCGTGCTCCGCTGGCTCGACCAGGAGGACTGA